One region of Pseudoalteromonas piscicida genomic DNA includes:
- a CDS encoding aldehyde dehydrogenase family protein, with protein sequence MIEDNTSTLIATFTQLKSRFNQDPYPALEKRLRLLAEIKARMLQRQDQLVEAADLDFGTRSRFDTVIADIMPCINSIDYIAKHLRKWCRVQQRSPGVQWLPSKAKIEIVPKGVVGVIAPWNYPIQLAIVPVITALAAGNKVMLKLSEFTPKVNAVIRAIFKGLDNEVCVIEGGPDIASTFTDQPFDHLLFTGSTAVGKKVMAAAAKNLTPVTLELGGKSPVIVLDDADISAAAMSVLMGKLSNSGQICVAPDYVLVHEEIYEAFIAKLKQHYEKTYKSKVGVKNQTSIINDRQFQRLNDIIIDATSKGANVWQAEPSHDNRQLPLHIITHVNKSMRVMQEELFGTILPILKISNLSDAISYIREDTTPLASYLFTQSQVAMNKVSKELATGTLAINETIVHVVVESLPFGGLGHSGMGQYHGEEGFYTFSHKKSVLQSNNTKWRNKMLLGHSKLLTKPLEWLFLRKK encoded by the coding sequence ATGATTGAAGATAATACCAGCACCTTAATCGCTACATTTACTCAGTTAAAAAGTCGCTTTAACCAAGATCCTTACCCAGCGCTTGAGAAGCGTTTACGTCTATTAGCTGAAATAAAAGCACGTATGTTGCAGCGGCAAGATCAATTAGTCGAGGCAGCGGATCTGGACTTTGGTACACGGAGTCGATTCGATACCGTGATTGCAGACATCATGCCTTGCATTAATTCCATTGATTATATCGCTAAGCATCTGCGTAAATGGTGCCGAGTGCAGCAACGTTCACCCGGTGTACAGTGGCTTCCGTCAAAGGCAAAGATTGAGATTGTGCCAAAAGGCGTAGTGGGCGTGATCGCTCCTTGGAACTATCCAATTCAGCTGGCGATTGTTCCCGTTATTACCGCCCTTGCCGCTGGAAACAAAGTCATGCTCAAGCTGAGCGAATTCACTCCCAAGGTGAATGCGGTGATAAGAGCCATTTTTAAAGGATTGGACAATGAAGTGTGCGTCATTGAAGGTGGACCTGATATTGCCTCGACGTTTACTGATCAACCATTCGATCACTTGCTATTTACAGGCTCAACGGCAGTTGGCAAAAAGGTGATGGCAGCCGCGGCTAAAAACCTCACGCCGGTCACCTTAGAGTTAGGGGGGAAATCACCAGTTATTGTGCTTGATGACGCTGATATCAGCGCCGCTGCAATGAGTGTGTTAATGGGTAAGCTTTCAAATTCGGGGCAAATTTGTGTTGCACCAGATTATGTGTTAGTGCACGAAGAAATATACGAGGCATTCATTGCTAAGTTGAAACAGCACTACGAAAAAACATACAAATCAAAAGTGGGTGTAAAAAACCAAACTTCAATTATTAACGACAGGCAATTTCAGCGCTTAAACGACATTATTATTGATGCTACAAGCAAAGGCGCGAATGTATGGCAAGCAGAGCCCTCACACGATAATCGCCAGCTTCCTTTGCATATCATTACTCACGTCAACAAAAGCATGAGGGTGATGCAAGAGGAATTATTTGGAACGATTTTGCCCATCCTAAAAATATCCAACTTAAGTGATGCGATTAGCTACATAAGAGAAGACACTACACCGCTTGCGAGTTATTTGTTTACGCAATCTCAGGTCGCCATGAATAAAGTGTCAAAAGAGCTCGCAACGGGGACTTTAGCGATCAACGAAACCATAGTGCACGTGGTTGTTGAGTCTTTACCCTTTGGTGGTCTAGGTCACTCCGGCATGGGGCAATATCACGGCGAGGAGGGCTTTTATACCTTTAGCCATAAAAAATCCGTTCTCCAATCCAATAATACCAAATGGCGCAACAAGATGCTGCTTGGTCATTCAAAGCTACTTACAAAGCCTTTAGAGTGGCTCTTTTTGAGGAAAAAGTAG
- a CDS encoding DUF2986 domain-containing protein, which produces MNRKKKIYETLKKKDKRANAKLQKSNKPRYISKAEREKIAAQQQDNEELNRTNTEH; this is translated from the coding sequence ATGAATCGCAAAAAGAAAATTTACGAAACCCTTAAGAAAAAAGACAAACGTGCAAATGCTAAACTTCAAAAAAGCAATAAGCCGCGCTACATCTCAAAAGCTGAGCGTGAGAAAATCGCGGCCCAGCAGCAAGACAATGAGGAATTAAATAGGACAAACACCGAGCATTAA
- a CDS encoding tetratricopeptide repeat protein, translating to MLGRISKACIAIALLSQAPLATAGLEEGIEALNAGRFEEALQEFNYLAEMNYAPGIYQLGVMYEGGYGVVKNSRKAAELFQQAVKLGEADAMFALAVMYDEGRGVKKDRSKYVELMTKAANKNMPAAQFNVALMYANGDGVPQSYRHALNWYEKAAANNYTLAMFNLALMYFQGLGVEKNIERSYVWNTLAEFNGYAEATKSRVLDEKQLSPSQIEQAKELANSIYERIQAGKYVAETRTK from the coding sequence ATGTTAGGCAGGATTTCAAAAGCATGTATCGCCATTGCGCTATTAAGCCAAGCACCTCTGGCAACAGCAGGATTGGAAGAAGGCATAGAAGCACTCAATGCTGGCAGGTTTGAAGAAGCGCTACAAGAATTCAATTATTTAGCTGAAATGAACTATGCCCCCGGCATTTACCAACTCGGAGTGATGTACGAAGGCGGCTATGGTGTCGTAAAAAATTCACGAAAGGCAGCAGAGCTATTTCAACAAGCCGTTAAGCTCGGTGAGGCCGATGCAATGTTTGCGCTAGCAGTCATGTATGACGAAGGTCGCGGCGTTAAAAAAGACCGTTCTAAATATGTTGAGTTAATGACCAAAGCGGCAAACAAAAACATGCCAGCCGCGCAATTTAACGTCGCCTTAATGTATGCAAACGGCGACGGTGTGCCGCAAAGCTACCGCCACGCTCTTAACTGGTATGAGAAAGCCGCTGCAAACAACTACACCTTAGCCATGTTTAATTTAGCACTCATGTATTTTCAGGGCTTAGGAGTCGAGAAAAATATTGAACGCTCGTACGTGTGGAACACGTTAGCCGAGTTTAATGGCTATGCTGAAGCCACAAAGAGCCGAGTGCTCGACGAAAAACAGCTTTCCCCTTCACAAATAGAACAAGCAAAAGAACTCGCTAATAGTATTTATGAGCGAATTCAAGCCGGTAAATACGTAGCTGAAACACGTACTAAATAA